From the Solea senegalensis isolate Sse05_10M linkage group LG16, IFAPA_SoseM_1, whole genome shotgun sequence genome, one window contains:
- the metap1 gene encoding methionine aminopeptidase 1, whose translation MASTEIRRECETEDCSKDAKLQCPTCIKLGIQGSYFCSQECFKGSWASHKLLHKKAKEDKNQNEPKNCVENDMNTDPWPGYRYTGNLRPHYPLTPMRLVPSDIQRPDYADHPRGMSESEQFLKGTSQIKILCPEDIEGMRVVSKLAREVLDIAAMMVKPGVTTEEIDHAVHLACTARNCYPSPLNYYNFPKSCCTSVNEVICHGIPDRRQLQEGDILNVDITVYHNGFHGDLNETFFIGEVEEAAKKLVQTTYECLMQAIDSVKPGVRYRELGNIIQKHAQASGFSVVRSYCGHGIHRLFHTAPNVPHYAKNKAVGVMKPGHVFTIEPMICEGGWQDETWPDGWTAVTRDGKRSAQFEHTLLVTETGCEILTRRLEENGRAHFLNQM comes from the exons GAATGTTTCAAAGGGAGCTGGGCTTCTCACAAGTTGCTGCACAAAAAAGCAA AGGAGGACAAGAACCAGAATGAACCCAAGAACTGTGTGGAGAATGACATGAACACAGACCCATGGCCTGGCTACCGCTACACAGGAAATCTACGCCCTCACTACCCCCTG ACTCCTATGAGGCTCGTACCTAGTGACATCCAAAGACCTGACTATGCTGATCATCCCAGAG GAATGTCTGAGTCGGAGCAGTTCCTGAAGGGGACGTCACAGATCAAGATCCTTTGTCCTGAGGACATTGAAGGCATGAGAGTCGTGAGCAAG CTGGCAAGGGAGGTCCTGGACATCGCAGCAATGATGGTGAAGCCAGGTGTCACAACAGAGGAAATCGACCACGCTGTGCATTTG GCCTGTACAGCGAGGAACTGCTACCCCTCCCCTCTCAACTACTACAACTTTCCCAAATCCTGTTGTACGTCTGTCAATGAAGTCATCTGTCACGGCATCCCGGACAGAAGGCAGCTCCAAGAAGGAGATATCCTCAACG TGGACATCACTGTCTACCACAATGGTTTCCATGGCGACCTCAACGAAACGTTCTTCATCGGGGAGGTGGAAGAAGCGGCGAAGAAGCTGGTCCAGACGACATATGAATGCCTTATGCAAGCCATCGACTCTG TGAAGCCTGGTGTCCGTTACAGAGAGTTAGGTAACATCATCCAGAAGCACGCTCAGGCCAGCGGCTTCTCCGTGGTGCGGAGCTACTGTGGCCACGGCATCCACAGACTTTTCCACACTGCCCCCAACGTGCCACACTATGCCA AAAACAAAGCTGTTGGAGTAATGAAGCCCGGCCATGTGTTCACCATCGAGCCCATGATATGTGAAG GTGGCTGGCAGGACGAGACGTGGCCCGACGGCTGGACGGCGGTGACCAGAGACGGGAAGCGCTCGGCTCAGTTCGAACACACTCTGCTGGTGACGGAGACCGGCTGTGAAATCCTCACCCGTCGCCTGGAGGAGAACGGTCGCGCTCATTTCCTGAACCAAATGTAG